One genomic window of Bacillus mycoides includes the following:
- a CDS encoding GNAT family N-acetyltransferase produces MIYEANIHTRKKLVSMFEDFNNVVLLSYLQGHMGNAWVNDLENPKVAQITVGIFTFYAGDSNAKETEELLRNIPERILVIVNSDEWKKRLERFHERKIDKFLRYKFKRNAEMFNRLKLQSFITALPKGYELRKIDEHIANDPTLHNVSEDFTSQFRSIDDHVNRGTGYCILYNGEVVCGASSYSIYDDGIEIEVATDLDHRRKGLATVVSAALILDCLENGKYPNWDAANSTSAKLAEKLGYVFDKAYDTYFVNNR; encoded by the coding sequence ATGATATATGAAGCAAATATACATACAAGAAAAAAATTAGTTTCTATGTTCGAGGATTTTAATAATGTTGTTCTTCTTTCTTATTTACAAGGGCATATGGGTAACGCGTGGGTGAACGATCTTGAAAATCCGAAAGTAGCACAAATTACCGTAGGGATTTTTACATTTTACGCTGGAGACTCAAATGCGAAAGAAACAGAAGAGTTATTGCGTAACATTCCTGAAAGAATTTTAGTAATCGTTAATAGTGATGAGTGGAAAAAGCGTTTAGAAAGATTCCATGAAAGAAAAATAGATAAGTTTTTACGATATAAATTTAAAAGAAATGCAGAAATGTTTAATCGCTTAAAATTACAATCTTTTATAACTGCACTTCCAAAAGGATATGAATTAAGAAAAATAGATGAGCATATCGCAAATGATCCAACATTACACAACGTTTCTGAAGATTTTACAAGCCAATTTCGATCGATTGATGATCACGTAAATCGAGGTACAGGTTATTGTATTTTGTATAATGGAGAAGTCGTATGTGGTGCATCATCATATAGTATTTATGATGATGGTATTGAAATTGAAGTTGCTACTGATCTTGATCATAGAAGAAAGGGATTGGCAACTGTAGTTAGTGCAGCATTAATATTGGATTGTTTAGAAAATGGGAAATATCCAAACTGGGATGCAGCCAATAGCACTTCTGCTAAACTAGCTGAAAAATTAGGATATGTTTTTGATAAGGCGTATGATACTTATTTTGTGAATAATAGGTAA